The following coding sequences are from one Hymenobacter sp. DG25A window:
- a CDS encoding DNA topoisomerase IB, which produces MPTTDAQPRLKIKKKYLLAEEEAHVLYKNPARQAELAGLRYYNDTHPGLTRRTTRAGNFTYHDARGQKITEEKTLARINGFVIPPAWTDIWIAPTATAHLQVTGRDAKGRKQYIYHPAWDHARSFTKFSRLQAFGEKLADLRQQLHKDLARPQLDKRKVIALVLSLMDQSFIRIGSREYARKNKSYGLTTLRDRHVQVAGAEVRFKFVGKKGVAHDVLIQDRKLARLVQKCKEIPGQHLFQYYDSEGNRVEVESGDVNGYLREVTGLSLSAKDFRTWGGTVKMVECLEAVLNEHPEFPKPRTLKHAVKEVAQNLGNTPTVCSKYYIHPQVVDLFNSDKLLDYLRRHDADPAESDLLTPTEHMVLHMLQELGPAAAGGK; this is translated from the coding sequence ATGCCTACAACTGATGCCCAACCCCGGCTGAAAATCAAAAAGAAGTACCTCCTGGCCGAGGAAGAAGCCCATGTACTTTATAAAAACCCGGCCCGGCAGGCAGAACTGGCCGGGCTGCGCTATTACAACGATACTCACCCCGGCCTCACGCGCCGCACTACCCGGGCGGGCAATTTTACTTACCACGATGCCAGGGGCCAGAAAATAACGGAGGAGAAAACGCTGGCCCGCATCAACGGCTTCGTGATTCCCCCGGCCTGGACGGATATTTGGATAGCACCCACCGCCACGGCCCACCTGCAGGTAACCGGGCGCGATGCCAAAGGCCGCAAGCAGTATATCTACCATCCGGCCTGGGACCACGCGCGCAGCTTCACCAAGTTCAGCCGGCTGCAGGCATTTGGCGAGAAGCTGGCCGACCTGCGCCAACAGCTACACAAGGACCTGGCTCGCCCGCAGCTAGATAAGCGCAAGGTTATTGCCCTGGTGCTTTCCCTCATGGACCAGTCTTTCATCCGCATCGGCAGCCGGGAATACGCCCGCAAAAACAAAAGCTACGGCCTCACCACCCTCCGCGACCGGCACGTGCAGGTGGCCGGGGCTGAGGTGCGGTTTAAGTTTGTGGGCAAGAAAGGTGTGGCGCACGATGTCCTGATTCAGGACCGGAAGCTGGCCCGCCTGGTGCAGAAGTGCAAGGAAATTCCCGGCCAGCACCTTTTTCAGTACTACGACAGCGAAGGCAACCGCGTGGAAGTAGAATCAGGGGACGTGAACGGCTACCTGCGGGAGGTTACCGGCCTGAGCCTCTCGGCCAAAGACTTCCGCACCTGGGGCGGCACCGTAAAAATGGTGGAATGCCTGGAGGCCGTGCTGAACGAGCATCCGGAGTTTCCCAAGCCCAGAACCCTGAAGCATGCCGTGAAGGAAGTGGCCCAGAACCTGGGGAATACCCCCACAGTGTGCTCCAAATACTATATCCACCCTCAGGTGGTAGACCTGTTTAACTCCGATAAGCTCCTGGACTACCTGCGCCGCCACGACGCCGACCCCGCCGAAAGTGACCTGCTCACGCCCACCGAGCACATGGTGCTGCACATGCTGCAGGAACTGGGCCCAGCCGCTGCCGGCGGCAAATAA
- a CDS encoding M48 family metalloprotease: MRRLLRTPYLLLALVFSMGASSCTKDANGDRLFFSVEDDKTLGEKVAHQTDSTYAAKGQLLARTDTKNQRAYQLLDGVVNRVLNSGELTYRNEFPWDVKIIKDDNIQNAFATPGGHIYVYTGLIKFLDNESQLAGVLGHEIAHADRRHTSKSLQQQYGISVLLSLVLGENPNQLAEIAAGLGQLKFSRDYEREADDYSVVYLNKTIYACDGAAGFFIKAQAEGSASQPEFLSTHPDPGSRIEAIEAKATQLNCKGRTVDNNNFEELKRIL, translated from the coding sequence ATGCGTCGATTATTGCGTACCCCTTATTTGTTGCTGGCTCTGGTATTTTCCATGGGGGCATCGTCCTGCACGAAGGATGCCAACGGCGACCGGCTGTTTTTCTCCGTGGAAGATGACAAGACCCTGGGTGAGAAAGTAGCTCATCAAACCGACTCCACGTATGCAGCCAAAGGCCAGCTACTGGCCCGCACCGACACAAAAAATCAGCGCGCCTACCAGCTGCTGGACGGCGTAGTTAACCGCGTGCTGAACTCCGGTGAGCTGACCTACCGCAACGAGTTTCCCTGGGATGTCAAAATCATCAAAGACGACAATATCCAGAATGCTTTTGCTACGCCCGGCGGCCACATTTACGTGTACACTGGCCTGATTAAGTTCCTGGATAATGAAAGCCAGCTGGCCGGCGTGCTGGGCCACGAAATTGCCCACGCCGACCGCCGCCACACCTCCAAATCCCTGCAGCAACAATACGGCATTTCGGTGCTGCTGAGCCTGGTGCTGGGCGAAAACCCTAACCAGCTGGCCGAAATAGCCGCCGGTCTGGGTCAGCTGAAGTTCAGCCGCGACTATGAGCGGGAAGCCGACGACTACTCCGTGGTGTACCTGAACAAGACCATTTATGCCTGCGACGGCGCCGCCGGCTTCTTCATTAAGGCGCAAGCCGAAGGTTCCGCTAGCCAGCCGGAATTCCTGAGCACCCACCCCGACCCCGGCAGCCGTATTGAGGCTATTGAGGCCAAAGCCACCCAGCTGAACTGCAAGGGCCGCACCGTAGACAACAATAACTTTGAGGAGCTGAAGCGCATCCTGTAA
- a CDS encoding App1 family protein: protein MASFLNRIGNLAEHIDDVALAARIRLGLLDPLQLVPYRSYGTPERLYVKGRMLADKSLAEPTDTDSRWRNLVNMYQRFESTEIPGAQLSIEPGDGTSHTIVTDEEGYFTLNLAPKSLREPENYLWYPVDIRLVAPPASIPAPVAGLSATARVLIPPPDAEYGIISDLDDTVIQTSATDLLRMARIVLLRNARSRMPFEGVAEFYRALQLGRNGKRNNPFFYVSSSPWNLYDLLDDFLELNEIPAGPILLRDMVLAGKQPGVASSHHSHKLHEIDNLLLTYPTLPFVLVGDSGQEDANIYREVVRRHPGRILAIYIRDVERPDRAAIVEKVSEELRGDKVEMLLVKDTVQAAKHAASAGLIFTETIAAVQEEKEKDQATSEDPTEAQNQGGTKPAPTVEKD from the coding sequence ATGGCCTCCTTTCTGAACCGTATTGGCAACCTGGCCGAGCATATTGACGACGTGGCGCTGGCCGCGCGCATCCGCCTGGGCCTGTTGGACCCTTTGCAACTGGTGCCCTACCGCAGCTATGGCACGCCGGAGCGCCTGTATGTGAAAGGCAGAATGCTGGCCGATAAATCCTTGGCGGAACCCACCGATACAGACTCCCGGTGGCGCAACCTGGTGAATATGTACCAGCGCTTCGAAAGCACCGAAATACCGGGCGCCCAGCTGAGCATTGAGCCCGGCGACGGCACCTCCCACACCATTGTAACGGATGAGGAAGGGTATTTCACCCTGAATCTGGCGCCTAAAAGCCTGCGCGAGCCGGAAAACTATCTATGGTACCCGGTGGATATCCGCCTGGTGGCCCCGCCCGCCAGCATTCCGGCGCCGGTGGCTGGCCTCAGCGCCACGGCCCGGGTGCTCATTCCCCCACCCGATGCCGAATATGGCATTATCAGCGACCTGGACGATACCGTTATACAGACGTCCGCTACCGATTTGCTGCGTATGGCGCGCATCGTGCTGCTGCGCAATGCCCGTTCGCGCATGCCGTTTGAGGGCGTGGCCGAGTTCTACCGGGCGCTGCAGCTGGGCCGTAACGGCAAGCGCAACAACCCCTTCTTCTACGTAAGCAGCAGCCCCTGGAATTTATACGACCTGCTGGACGACTTTCTGGAGCTCAACGAAATTCCGGCCGGTCCTATTCTGCTGCGCGATATGGTCCTGGCGGGCAAGCAGCCCGGCGTGGCTTCCTCGCATCACAGCCACAAGCTACATGAGATTGACAACCTGCTGCTGACCTATCCTACCCTGCCCTTTGTGCTGGTAGGCGACAGCGGGCAGGAAGACGCCAATATTTACCGCGAGGTGGTACGCCGGCACCCGGGCCGCATCCTGGCCATTTACATCCGGGATGTAGAGCGCCCCGACCGCGCCGCTATTGTAGAGAAAGTATCCGAAGAGTTGCGGGGCGACAAGGTGGAAATGCTCCTGGTGAAGGACACCGTGCAGGCCGCCAAGCATGCCGCCAGCGCCGGCCTCATCTTCACCGAAACCATTGCGGCCGTGCAGGAAGAAAAGGAGAAGGATCAGGCCACCTCCGAGGACCCCACCGAGGCGCAGAACCAGGGCGGCACCAAACCAGCGCCTACTGTGGAGAAGGACTAG
- a CDS encoding YybH family protein produces MKNRVLLFALLLCFFSACVASRPAAMRQDIEKVLSTQTAAWNRGDVAGFMQGYWQSDSLVFIGQKGLTYGWQPTLDNYRRSYPDAAAMGQLTFSNLHIQPLSSTAAHVIGKWHLARPNLGDLEGHFLLVMRRLNGHWVIVADHSS; encoded by the coding sequence ATGAAGAATCGTGTACTGCTTTTTGCCTTGCTGCTCTGTTTCTTTTCAGCCTGCGTAGCCAGCCGCCCAGCGGCCATGCGACAGGATATTGAGAAAGTGCTCAGCACCCAAACCGCCGCCTGGAACCGGGGCGACGTAGCCGGCTTTATGCAAGGCTACTGGCAGTCTGATTCCCTGGTGTTCATTGGCCAAAAAGGCCTCACCTACGGCTGGCAGCCTACGCTGGATAACTACCGCCGCAGCTACCCCGATGCCGCGGCTATGGGCCAGCTCACGTTTTCCAACCTGCACATTCAGCCCCTGAGCAGCACGGCCGCCCACGTAATTGGCAAGTGGCACCTGGCCCGCCCCAACCTCGGCGACTTGGAAGGCCATTTCCTGCTGGTGATGCGCCGCCTGAATGGCCACTGGGTTATTGTGGCCGACCACTCCAGCTAG
- the mtgA gene encoding monofunctional biosynthetic peptidoglycan transglycosylase, with translation MTEFSNKWRQALRIGLQVGASILLTTVVWVLLYRWVAPPATWLMLERRAHRPAGNYQGLVDDREIRYSFVSMEEVSPQVPLALVAAEDQRFLQHHGFDMDAITQAAKRNMGDGKRLVGGSTITQQVAKNVFLWNGRSYLRKGAEAYFTVLIEVLWSKRRILEMYLNVAEMGDCTFGVEAAAQRYFHKSASQLSKAEAALLAGILPNPLRFRASNPGPAARAKQYRVMRNMRRLGGTRFVQQVLEE, from the coding sequence TTGACTGAGTTTTCAAATAAATGGCGGCAGGCCCTGCGTATCGGCCTGCAGGTAGGAGCATCCATACTGTTGACCACGGTGGTGTGGGTATTGCTGTACCGCTGGGTGGCGCCCCCGGCCACCTGGCTGATGCTGGAGCGCCGGGCCCACCGCCCCGCCGGCAACTACCAGGGTCTGGTAGACGACCGGGAAATCCGCTACTCCTTTGTATCAATGGAGGAAGTGTCGCCGCAGGTGCCGTTGGCGCTGGTGGCGGCCGAGGATCAGCGTTTCCTGCAGCACCATGGGTTTGATATGGATGCCATTACCCAGGCTGCCAAGCGCAATATGGGCGACGGCAAGCGCCTGGTGGGCGGCAGCACCATCACCCAGCAGGTAGCCAAGAATGTATTTCTGTGGAATGGCCGGAGCTACCTGCGCAAAGGCGCCGAAGCCTATTTTACCGTGCTGATTGAGGTGCTATGGAGCAAGCGCCGCATTCTGGAAATGTATCTGAACGTGGCGGAAATGGGCGACTGTACCTTCGGGGTAGAAGCCGCCGCGCAGCGCTACTTCCATAAATCAGCTTCCCAGCTGAGCAAAGCCGAGGCGGCACTGCTGGCCGGTATTCTGCCCAACCCGTTGCGCTTTCGGGCCAGCAACCCCGGTCCGGCGGCCCGGGCCAAGCAATACCGCGTGATGCGCAATATGCGCCGCCTAGGCGGGACGCGGTTTGTGCAGCAGGTGCTGGAAGAGTAA
- a CDS encoding LON peptidase substrate-binding domain-containing protein, producing the protein MPRLLPLFPLNLVVFPGEKLNLHIFEPRYRELVHDCLQENLTFGITPYLDSRVQELGTEMRLLDVEKVYPNGEMDIRTEALGLFRVRDFYRQAPGKLYAAGKVEDLVDDPAPDEFLKTRITVYIKQLYQALGLHRLFMDLPAGYRTYDVGHHVGFSTEQEYQLLSSTSEHERQEILLEHLEQIVPVVLETERLKERVKLNGHFKNLTAPNF; encoded by the coding sequence ATGCCTCGCCTGCTTCCCCTTTTTCCGCTGAATCTGGTTGTTTTTCCGGGCGAAAAGCTCAACCTCCACATTTTCGAGCCCCGCTACCGGGAGCTGGTACACGACTGCCTGCAGGAAAACCTCACCTTCGGCATTACTCCGTACCTGGATAGCCGGGTGCAGGAGCTGGGCACGGAGATGCGGCTGCTGGACGTGGAGAAAGTATATCCGAATGGCGAAATGGATATCCGCACCGAGGCGCTGGGGCTTTTCCGTGTGCGGGATTTCTACCGCCAGGCCCCGGGCAAGCTCTACGCCGCCGGTAAAGTGGAAGACCTGGTAGATGACCCCGCCCCCGACGAATTCCTGAAAACACGCATTACGGTTTACATTAAGCAGCTGTACCAGGCGCTGGGCCTCCACCGCTTGTTTATGGATTTGCCGGCCGGGTATCGCACCTATGATGTTGGCCACCATGTGGGCTTTAGCACGGAGCAGGAATACCAGCTGCTGAGCTCTACCAGTGAGCATGAGCGGCAGGAGATACTGCTGGAACACCTGGAGCAGATTGTGCCCGTGGTACTGGAAACCGAGCGTTTGAAGGAGCGTGTCAAGCTGAACGGGCATTTCAAGAACCTTACGGCGCCTAATTTCTAG
- a CDS encoding metallophosphoesterase family protein produces the protein MQSVAAYVFLAVVTLLLVWLLARFRQERRFRRRPYVSHLFRGWEQHLPPTEPLYRVALVGDMGAVATDGTDPVLRLLHNWVQTAGPASGVVVLGDNVYPTGIPPQQTPGRPAAERRLASQLEVFKGYDGKVVYLSGNHDWNKGRPDGYEYLLRQEELVAQWLPQAHYLPPHGCQGPVTLQLAPGLLLVVLNTQWWVQHGRRPEGVPDGCSSDERTPFQQLLHILRENQHQRIIVAGHHPLYSNAQHGGNFTTRQHMFPLTALHKKAYIPLPVLGSLFPLYRTLIGAEEDMAHPRYRHMRRRLLRVLRQFPNLVYAAGHDHNLQYFQRYGSHYLVSGSGSKTAFVQPGGQAAFTHEHKGFFALEYYANGEVWLRTLEPGSSIDNSTEAQEPFRWQLLAAGVLPIYVPPAQASVHAGSAE, from the coding sequence GTGCAATCAGTTGCTGCTTATGTGTTCCTGGCCGTTGTCACGCTGTTGCTGGTGTGGCTGCTGGCACGCTTCCGCCAGGAGCGCCGGTTTCGGCGGCGGCCTTATGTAAGCCACCTGTTCCGTGGCTGGGAGCAACACCTTCCTCCTACTGAACCCCTATACCGCGTGGCGCTGGTGGGTGATATGGGCGCTGTAGCCACCGATGGCACCGACCCGGTATTGCGCCTGTTGCATAACTGGGTGCAAACCGCCGGCCCCGCCAGCGGGGTAGTCGTGCTGGGCGATAATGTGTACCCCACCGGTATTCCGCCTCAGCAAACCCCCGGGCGGCCCGCCGCCGAGCGGCGCCTCGCCAGCCAGCTGGAAGTATTTAAAGGCTACGATGGCAAAGTGGTGTACCTCAGCGGCAACCACGACTGGAACAAAGGCCGCCCCGACGGTTATGAATACCTGCTCCGGCAGGAGGAACTGGTAGCTCAATGGCTGCCCCAGGCGCACTACCTGCCGCCCCACGGGTGCCAGGGCCCGGTAACCTTGCAGCTGGCTCCCGGCCTGTTATTAGTGGTTTTAAACACCCAGTGGTGGGTGCAGCATGGCCGCCGCCCCGAGGGCGTGCCGGATGGCTGCTCTTCCGATGAGCGTACGCCCTTTCAGCAGTTGTTGCATATTCTCCGGGAAAATCAGCACCAGCGCATTATTGTGGCCGGGCATCATCCCTTGTATTCTAATGCCCAGCACGGCGGCAATTTCACTACCCGCCAGCACATGTTTCCGCTGACGGCGCTGCACAAGAAAGCCTACATTCCCCTGCCTGTTCTGGGCTCTCTGTTCCCCCTCTACCGCACCCTGATTGGGGCCGAGGAAGATATGGCGCATCCGCGCTACCGCCACATGCGGCGGCGTTTGCTGCGCGTGCTGCGTCAGTTCCCCAACCTGGTTTACGCCGCTGGCCATGACCACAACCTGCAGTATTTTCAACGCTACGGGAGTCATTACCTGGTGAGTGGCTCGGGTAGCAAAACTGCTTTCGTACAGCCCGGGGGCCAGGCCGCCTTCACGCACGAGCACAAAGGTTTTTTTGCCCTGGAGTACTACGCTAATGGGGAGGTGTGGCTTCGCACGCTGGAGCCCGGCTCTTCCATAGATAATTCAACCGAAGCCCAGGAGCCATTCCGCTGGCAGCTTCTGGCCGCCGGGGTGTTGCCTATATATGTTCCGCCGGCACAGGCGTCAGTACACGCAGGCTCCGCGGAATAA
- a CDS encoding diacylglycerol/lipid kinase family protein, with protein sequence MLFKSVLFVLNPISGDIEKEGLEQKITAYCMEHGREASFFHTSGQNDLAALRQHLQQHQPEAVFAAGGDGTVSLVAEDLTGTDTLLGILPLGSGNGLSKDLQIPQDPELALRLIWEHEVRVIDTLRVGGHFSAHLADLGFNALVVERFTSGDTRGPGAYVRIAMQEYLSYEPAEFVVETDHESFKGKAFMLTVANANTFGSNVVINPDRRMDDGQFEICVIEPFPAAAAPGILYRLYTDSFDASVYTHRLSCRWARVWVPGQTEALVQIDGEPMSLPTPIYIEIIPRSLRVLTPVPAEHI encoded by the coding sequence GTGCTATTCAAGTCCGTGCTGTTTGTGCTCAATCCCATTTCCGGGGATATTGAAAAGGAAGGACTGGAGCAGAAAATTACTGCCTACTGCATGGAGCATGGCCGCGAAGCCAGCTTCTTCCATACCAGCGGTCAGAACGACCTGGCGGCACTGCGCCAGCACCTACAGCAGCACCAGCCAGAGGCTGTATTTGCCGCTGGTGGCGACGGCACCGTGAGCCTGGTAGCTGAAGACCTGACCGGCACCGACACCCTGCTGGGTATTCTGCCCCTGGGCTCCGGCAACGGCCTGTCCAAAGACCTGCAGATTCCGCAGGACCCGGAGCTGGCCCTGCGCCTGATCTGGGAGCATGAGGTGCGGGTAATAGATACGCTACGGGTAGGCGGGCACTTCTCCGCGCACCTGGCCGATCTGGGATTTAACGCGCTGGTAGTAGAGCGCTTTACCAGCGGCGATACCCGTGGCCCCGGCGCCTACGTGCGTATTGCCATGCAGGAATACCTGAGCTATGAGCCGGCCGAGTTTGTGGTTGAAACTGACCATGAATCCTTTAAAGGAAAAGCCTTTATGCTGACGGTGGCCAACGCCAACACGTTCGGCAGCAATGTGGTCATCAACCCCGACCGCCGCATGGACGATGGGCAGTTTGAAATCTGTGTGATTGAGCCCTTCCCGGCCGCCGCCGCCCCCGGTATCCTCTACCGCTTGTATACCGACAGCTTTGACGCTTCCGTGTATACGCACCGCCTGAGCTGCCGCTGGGCCCGGGTGTGGGTCCCAGGCCAAACCGAGGCTCTGGTGCAGATTGATGGGGAGCCCATGAGCCTGCCAACCCCCATTTACATTGAAATTATTCCGCGGAGCCTGCGTGTACTGACGCCTGTGCCGGCGGAACATATATAG
- a CDS encoding M48 family metallopeptidase, translated as MRGSFRYLIALVVAGFSFITYYCNRQTNPVTGEEQHVNLSTEDEIALGLKAAPEMAQQYGGLHPDKQAQEAVSRIGQAIVQGSPASRSPYKFNFYLLADEQTINAFALPGGQIFLTAGLLKNLKSEGQVAGVLAHEVGHVIQRHSAEQLAKTQLTQGLAGAAGIAAYDPDRPGGSIANAAIAAAIAKVVSLRFSREDELEADRVGVDYVSDAGYDPRAMLQVMQVLEQAGGGGSGPEFMQTHPNPGNREQEIQQEIKEHFPSGVPAGLKP; from the coding sequence ATGAGAGGAAGCTTTCGATATCTGATAGCCCTGGTTGTTGCAGGGTTTTCATTTATTACCTACTACTGCAACCGGCAAACCAACCCCGTAACCGGCGAGGAGCAACACGTGAATCTGAGTACGGAGGATGAAATTGCCCTCGGCCTTAAAGCAGCACCGGAAATGGCGCAACAATACGGCGGCCTGCACCCCGATAAGCAGGCACAGGAGGCAGTCAGCCGCATTGGGCAGGCTATTGTGCAAGGGTCGCCGGCCTCCCGCTCGCCCTACAAGTTCAACTTCTATCTGCTGGCCGATGAGCAGACCATTAACGCCTTTGCGCTGCCCGGCGGGCAGATTTTCCTGACGGCGGGGCTGCTCAAAAATCTGAAATCAGAAGGCCAGGTGGCCGGCGTGCTGGCGCACGAGGTGGGCCACGTAATTCAGCGCCACTCCGCGGAGCAGTTGGCCAAAACGCAGCTCACCCAGGGCTTGGCCGGCGCCGCCGGCATTGCTGCCTACGACCCCGACCGCCCCGGCGGGTCCATTGCTAACGCGGCCATTGCCGCCGCAATTGCCAAGGTGGTTTCCCTGCGCTTTAGCCGGGAAGATGAGCTGGAAGCCGACCGGGTTGGCGTAGACTATGTGAGTGATGCCGGCTACGACCCCCGCGCCATGCTGCAGGTAATGCAGGTGCTGGAGCAGGCCGGCGGCGGTGGCAGCGGCCCCGAGTTCATGCAGACCCACCCAAACCCCGGCAACCGGGAGCAGGAGATTCAGCAGGAAATTAAGGAGCACTTCCCCAGTGGCGTGCCCGCAGGCCTCAAGCCCTAG